Proteins encoded by one window of Candidatus Nitrosocosmicus hydrocola:
- a CDS encoding glycosyltransferase family 4 protein — MSHELNNYYKFTSKILMVSTEFPPIPGGVGRYTKNLTNGLKRAGVKVSVLCNEKGEGDYTGIYPKNENNSKIILNVIDEYNPDLVHIQLEHGLYGLKMDPINPNKLSTNIDEFYKKCKIPIVTTFHSAYPLRQWMELSKHPNLLNKNIITCSINLTKQISSYWKQFINYRSFNSANKQKMQMSQANIAFSNYLTKLISENENTTKDEKSMNNFSVIYHGAEPNLNKHVKKREARESFSLPLNRKIALFFGFMTHTKGWDILNTLDITDDWAIVINQSENLFGLTNPPSVNDQNNRRIDHHTEIKNTQNGKIINLNRGFLTDKELSMLFYACDIIVLPYTVTSGSGVMFDALAHGLPFVATDLGFFREFANKGLGIVVKRRPNEFAKAIKKIESEYLQYTQRIERFNTELTWDNVALQHFDLYRNVLDKNNRIKNTPFPFTNP, encoded by the coding sequence ATGTCTCACGAATTGAATAATTATTATAAATTTACATCAAAAATTCTTATGGTTTCCACCGAGTTTCCCCCTATTCCGGGCGGTGTTGGGAGGTACACCAAGAATCTTACAAATGGATTGAAAAGAGCTGGGGTAAAAGTTTCTGTTCTATGTAACGAGAAAGGAGAAGGGGATTACACAGGTATTTATCCTAAAAATGAAAATAATTCAAAAATAATATTGAATGTAATTGATGAATATAACCCCGATCTAGTGCATATTCAATTAGAACATGGTCTTTATGGACTAAAAATGGACCCTATCAACCCAAATAAATTAAGTACCAATATAGATGAATTCTATAAAAAATGCAAAATACCCATTGTAACTACATTTCATTCTGCATATCCTCTTCGCCAATGGATGGAGTTATCAAAACACCCGAATCTTCTAAACAAAAATATCATTACTTGTTCGATTAATCTAACTAAGCAAATATCAAGTTATTGGAAACAGTTCATAAACTACCGATCTTTTAATTCAGCAAATAAACAAAAAATGCAAATGAGTCAGGCCAACATAGCATTTTCGAATTATTTGACTAAATTAATATCTGAAAATGAAAATACCACCAAAGATGAAAAATCAATGAATAATTTTTCTGTGATTTACCATGGAGCAGAGCCAAATTTGAATAAACATGTAAAGAAAAGAGAAGCAAGAGAATCATTTTCATTACCACTGAATCGTAAAATAGCACTATTCTTTGGATTCATGACGCATACCAAAGGTTGGGACATATTGAATACTTTGGACATAACAGATGATTGGGCAATAGTAATTAACCAGTCTGAAAATTTATTTGGTTTAACAAATCCACCATCAGTTAATGATCAAAATAATCGAAGAATTGACCACCATACAGAAATCAAAAATACACAGAATGGTAAAATAATCAATTTGAATCGCGGGTTCCTAACAGATAAAGAACTATCAATGCTATTTTATGCATGTGACATAATTGTCCTTCCTTATACCGTAACTTCAGGTTCAGGTGTGATGTTTGATGCTCTTGCTCACGGATTACCCTTCGTTGCAACTGATTTAGGTTTTTTTAGAGAATTTGCAAATAAAGGATTAGGAATAGTGGTAAAAAGAAGACCTAATGAATTTGCCAAAGCAATAAAGAAAATAGAATCAGAATACTTGCAATATACTCAGAGAATTGAAAGATTCAATACTGAATTAACATGGGATAATGTTGCATTACAACATTTTGACCTTTATAGAAATGTATTAGACAAAAACAATAGAATTAAAAACACCCCATTTCCATTTACTAATCCCTAA
- a CDS encoding universal stress protein: MNENKSNILVPFDATELSVKALNKAREIAANQNSNIIVLYVIDNTSFYPREIVEFISDKEILDKLRHNFEKSIQGGAEIMIKKQVDSLIQDGITAKSIIRIGHPADEILTVSKEESITLIVMGSSGSLKKRHDRKGVGSISRWISEVATCPVVLVR; encoded by the coding sequence ATGAATGAAAATAAATCAAATATTTTGGTACCGTTTGATGCTACTGAATTATCAGTGAAAGCATTAAACAAAGCCAGAGAGATTGCAGCAAACCAAAATTCGAACATAATTGTGCTATATGTTATTGATAATACAAGTTTCTATCCTAGAGAAATAGTAGAGTTTATCTCAGATAAGGAAATTCTTGACAAATTGAGGCACAATTTTGAAAAATCAATTCAAGGAGGAGCAGAGATCATGATAAAAAAGCAGGTAGATAGTTTGATCCAGGATGGTATAACGGCCAAGTCTATAATACGAATAGGTCATCCAGCAGATGAAATCCTCACAGTATCTAAGGAAGAAAGTATAACCCTGATTGTAATGGGGAGTAGCGGTTCATTAAAGAAAAGACATGACAGAAAAGGTGTTGGAAGTATTTCTAGATGGATTTCAGAAGTCGCAACCTGCCCAGTTGTATTGGTAAGATAA